Proteins co-encoded in one Ziziphus jujuba cultivar Dongzao chromosome 9, ASM3175591v1 genomic window:
- the LOC107425803 gene encoding protein JASON, giving the protein MGCFLACFGSSKDHARRKQRSKVQPHRIQRSSSYKPVHLAVSSVQGESQNPISSVLEVRDKPEEQLSFSTRKKVTFDSNVRTYEHVSTHESSSDILPETQEESVKKEKEKEKVNEKKEEVLEKLSLSKSSSEDSSITTSLGSYPPNHRYQNCRDSDDENDEPQFGDSDLDDEDEDEDDDEDEDFDGEIDYEDEIVESNRKTFVDEVNSPITVCDLPEREVKPIGFNRSVRDRSKYVHSVLNPVENLSQWKAVKGRGTQPVKVPQKENLTSDPEPRLSFSSEPSFKESSFSFKSKIDQAKKPKQEIAVDASLSNWLGSDETKHVNETSTFAVETATPERSISQGSNSFMSQEDRPILGALTVEELRQFSATSSPKKSPSRSPDEMPLIGTVGTYWNHTDPVKDTGSASSYKGIPNTTSKYREDKKVNWHSTPFETRLERALNTRGVADA; this is encoded by the exons ATGGGTTGCTTTCTTGCGTGTTTTGGTTCCTCCAAAGATCATGCCCGCAGAAAACAGAGGAGCAAGGTTCAACCTCATCGAATCCAA AGAAGTTCAAGTTACAAGCCTGTGCATTTGGCTGTCTCTTCGGTACAGGGAGAGTCCCAAAACCCTATTAGCTCGGTTTTAGAAGTCCG AGACAAACCTGAGGAGCAATTGAGCTTCAGTACCAGGAAGAAAGTAACTTTTGATTCAAATGTCAGAACCTATGAGCACGTTTCAACCCATGAATCATCCTCAGATATTTTACCAGAGACCCAAGAGGAGAGtgtgaagaaggagaaggagaaggagaaggtgaatgagaagaaggaagaagttttagaaaaattaagctTGTCTAAGTCTTCCTCTGAAGATAGTTCAATCACTACGAGCTTGGGATCGTACCCTCCAAACCATAGGTACCAGAATTGCAGGGATAGTGATGATGAGAATGATGAACCTCAGTTTGGGGATAGTGATCTTGATGATGAGGATgaggatgaggatgatgatgaggatgaaGATTTTGATGGAGAGATAGACTATGAAGATGAAATTGTTGAATCAAACAGGAAAACTTTTGTTGACGAGGTTAATAGTCCTATAACTGTTTGTGATTTGCCAGAGAGAGAAGTAAAACCAATTGGGTTTAATCGGAGTGTTCGTGATAGGAGTAAATATGTTCACTCTGTGCTAAACCCAGTTGAGAATCTTAGTCAATGGAAAGCTGTTAAAGGTAGAGGGACTCAACCAGTGAAGGTACCTCAGAAAGAGAATTTGACTTCGGATCCAGAACCAAGGCTTTCGTTTAGTTCCGAGCCGAGTTTCAAGGAGTCATCATTCAGTTTCAAATCCAAGATTGATCAAGCTAAGAAACCAAAACAAGAAATAGCAGTTGATGCTAGCCTTTCAAACTGGTTGGGTTCTGATGAAACTAAACATGTTAACGAGACAAGCACATTCGCGGTAGAGACCGCTACACCCGAAAGAAGCATATCTCAAGGATCAAACTCATTCATGAGCCAAGAAGATAGGCCAATTTTAGGAGCATTGACTGTTGAAGAGCTGAGACAGTTTTCAGCTACATCTTCACCAAAAAAGTCACCGAGCCGAAGCCCTGATGAGATGCCCTTAATAGGGACTGTTGGGACCTACTGGAATCACACAGACCCAGTAAAGGATACTGGCTCAGCCTCTTCTTATAAAGGAATACCAAACACCACCAGCAAGTACAGAGAG GATAAGAAAGTGAACTGGCACTCTACCCCATTTGAGACAAGGTTGGAAAGAGCTTTGAATACTAGAGGGGTTGCTGATGCGTAG
- the LOC107425802 gene encoding heterogeneous nuclear ribonucleoprotein 1, with product MESDEGKLFIGGIAWDTTEDKLSDYFGQYGDVTQTVIMRDKTTGRPRGFGFVVFSDPSVLDNVLNDKHTIDGRVVEAKRALSREEQTSSKTGNFNSSRNSGGGGNFKTKKIFVGGLPSTLSEDGFRQFFESFGHVTDVVIMYDQNTQRPRGFGFITFDTEEAVDRVLYKNFHELNGKLVEVKRALPKDANPGGGGRVGGYQGYSGASTNTFDGRMDGSRYMQPQTAAGGFPPYSGYGAPGYGYGAASSGVSYGGYGSYNVGGYGSAGAGYGGPAGSYGNLSAPSPGYVGGAPGAMKNAWGSQTPSAYGASGYGAAATWSAPAGGGASSAPRGQSPSGASGYGSQGYGYGSYAGSYGSYSGAYGASGGRAGSVPNSNSSGVASGGDHQGSGSGYMGSGYGDTNGNTGYSNAGWRSDPSQPAGGYGGTQSRQA from the exons atggagTCGGATGAAGGAAAGCTATTCATAGGAGGAATAGCGTGGGACACGACAGAAGACAAGCTCAGCGACTACTTTGGTCAGTATGGCGACGTCACACAGACCGTTATCATGCGCGATAAGACCACTGGGAGACCCAGAGGCTTTGGCTTCGTCGTCTTCTCCGATCCTTCTGTGCTCGATAACGTCCTTAATGACAAGCACACCATTGATGGCCGAGTG GTGGAGGCAAAAAGGGCTTTATCAAGAGAAGAGCAGACCTCCTCTAAAACTGGAAACTTTAATTCCAGCAGAAACTCTGGAGGTGGAGGAAACTTTAAGACCAAAAAGATTTTTGTTGGAGGGTTGCCTTCAACCCTATCAGAAGATGGATTTCGTCAATTTTTTGAAAGTTTTGGCCATGTAACTGATGTAGTCATAATGTACGACCAGAATACTCAACGTCCTCGTGGTTTTGGTTTCATAACATTTGACACTGAAGAAGCAGTTGATAGAGTACTTTATAAGAACTTCCATGAGTTGAATGGTAAACTAGTAGAAGTGAAGCGTGCCCTTCCTAAAGATGCAAATCCTGGTGGAGGGGGCCGTGTTGGGGGCTATCAAGGTTATTCTGGTGCAAGTACAAATACATTTGATGGTCGGATGGATGGCAGTAGATATATGCAGCCTCAAACCGCTGCAGGTGGTTTTCCACCATATTCTGGTTACGGTGCACCTGGTTATGGTTATGGGGCTGCAAGTAGTGGGGTTAGTTATGGAGGCTATGGCAGTTATAATGTAGGTGGTTACGGAAGTGCTGGTGCAGGATACGGTGGTCCTGCAGGGTCCTATGGAAATCTAAGTGCTCCTAGTCCTGGTTATGTTGGTGGAGCGCCTGGTGCAATGAAAAATGCTTGGGGCAGCCAAACTCCCTCTGCTTACGGGGCTTCTGGCTATGGGGCTGCGGCTACTTGGAGTGCTCCTGCTGGTGGTGGTGCCAGTTCTGCGCCTAGAGGTCAATCCCCAAGTGGGGCTTCTGGGTATGGGAGTCAAGGTTATGGATATGGCAGTTATGCTGGTAGTTATGGATCATACTCTGGTGCATATGGGGCGTCTGGTGGGCGTGCAGGGAGTGTCCCAAACAGCAATTCAAGTGGTGTTGCTAGTGGAGGAGATCACCAAGGAAGTGGTAGTGGCTATATGGGAAGTGGCTATGGTGACACGAATGGGAATACAGGGTATTCTAATGCGGGATGGAGATCTGATCCTTCACAGCCTGCTGGTGGTTATGGTGGTACTCAGTCCAGGCAGGCTTAA